From Candidatus Eisenbacteria bacterium, a single genomic window includes:
- a CDS encoding YciI family protein — protein MNFMIMYVCDEMAMARMSPAELDRIVAEKTKVHQELVGLGKDIMGVRLWPSATATRVSLERGAIATVDGPFTETREVLGGFNLVRCASKAEAIEWAKKSLVFESAVTEVRPVWERCLCHGSFTCSSQV, from the coding sequence ATGAACTTCATGATCATGTACGTCTGCGACGAGATGGCCATGGCGCGCATGTCGCCCGCCGAGCTCGACCGCATCGTGGCCGAGAAGACGAAGGTTCATCAGGAGCTGGTCGGCCTGGGCAAGGACATCATGGGCGTCCGCCTGTGGCCGTCCGCCACCGCGACCCGCGTCAGCCTCGAGCGGGGCGCGATCGCGACGGTCGACGGGCCGTTCACCGAAACGCGCGAGGTGCTCGGCGGCTTCAACCTCGTGCGCTGCGCGTCGAAGGCCGAAGCGATCGAGTGGGCGAAGAAGTCCCTGGTCTTCGAGTCGGCCGTGACGGAGGTCCGTCCCGTCTGGGAGCGGTGCCTGTGCCACGGCTCGTTCACCTGCTCGTCCCAGGTCTGA